From one Halosimplex rubrum genomic stretch:
- a CDS encoding urea ABC transporter substrate-binding protein, giving the protein MSDDGISRRQFVTAGGAAMVAGLAGCSSTDDGGDGGDGGGGNGATDTMSSADTVKIGVLEDQSGNFALNGTPKYRASMLAIEEINNDGGIGGRQIEPVTRDPQSDNQRYQELTREFINEEEVDALWAGYSSATREAIRPIINRNEQLYFYTTQYEGGVCDETTFAMGPTARQQLGSVLPYLREEFGEDIYIIAADYNFGQLSADWVRVLADENDANIVGEEFIPLSESSFGSVINNIQAAEPDFVMSMLVGANHASFYEQKASAGLDVPIGTSTAMAQGYEHKRLDAPALANVYAGVNYMEEVPTESNAGDGGLVDRYYEKYPDEGEYVNEEAETNYFSTYMYKEAVEQAGTVEQPEVIEALESGISLGTERAPEAPEGETIELDGATHHVDHHMWVMRADEQHNLEAITDRKIPEQFLSNTVGCDLREESEQTQYTPVDYFEEAQ; this is encoded by the coding sequence ATGAGCGACGACGGGATCAGCCGTCGTCAGTTCGTGACGGCGGGGGGTGCGGCGATGGTCGCCGGGCTCGCGGGGTGTTCGAGCACCGACGACGGCGGTGACGGCGGTGACGGCGGTGGCGGCAACGGCGCGACGGACACCATGAGCAGCGCCGACACGGTGAAGATCGGTGTGCTGGAGGACCAGTCGGGCAACTTCGCGCTGAACGGCACGCCGAAGTACCGGGCGTCGATGCTCGCCATCGAGGAGATCAACAACGACGGCGGCATCGGCGGCCGCCAGATCGAGCCGGTCACGCGGGACCCGCAGTCGGACAACCAGCGCTATCAGGAGCTGACGCGGGAGTTCATCAACGAGGAGGAGGTCGACGCCCTCTGGGCGGGCTACTCCTCGGCGACGCGGGAGGCCATCCGGCCGATCATCAACCGCAACGAGCAGCTGTACTTCTACACGACCCAGTACGAGGGCGGGGTCTGCGACGAGACGACCTTCGCGATGGGGCCGACCGCGCGACAGCAACTCGGCAGCGTCCTCCCGTACCTGCGCGAGGAGTTCGGGGAGGACATCTACATCATCGCGGCCGACTACAACTTCGGGCAGCTGTCGGCCGACTGGGTGCGCGTGCTGGCCGACGAGAACGACGCCAACATCGTCGGCGAGGAGTTCATCCCGCTTTCCGAGTCCAGTTTCGGCTCGGTCATCAACAACATCCAGGCGGCCGAGCCGGACTTCGTGATGTCGATGCTGGTCGGCGCCAACCACGCCTCCTTCTACGAGCAGAAGGCCTCGGCGGGGCTGGACGTGCCCATCGGTACGTCGACGGCGATGGCCCAGGGCTACGAACACAAGCGCCTGGACGCGCCGGCGCTGGCCAACGTCTACGCGGGCGTCAACTACATGGAAGAGGTCCCGACCGAGAGCAACGCCGGCGACGGCGGCCTCGTTGACCGCTACTACGAGAAGTACCCCGACGAGGGCGAGTACGTCAACGAGGAGGCCGAGACGAACTACTTCTCGACGTACATGTACAAGGAGGCCGTCGAGCAGGCCGGCACGGTCGAACAGCCGGAGGTCATCGAGGCGCTCGAATCCGGCATCAGCCTCGGCACCGAGCGCGCCCCCGAGGCGCCGGAGGGCGAGACGATCGAACTCGACGGCGCGACCCACCACGTCGACCACCACATGTGGGTCATGCGCGCCGACGAACAGCACAACCTCGAGGCGATCACCGACCGCAAGATCCCCGAGCAGTTCCTCTCGAACACGGTCGGCTGCGACCTGCGCGAGGAGTCCGAGCAGACCCAGTACACGCCGGTCGACTACTTCGAGGAGGCCCAGTAG
- the urtB gene encoding urea ABC transporter, permease protein UrtB encodes MVNGLNLAFQFLDSFAFVVLAAAGLAVIFGIMGVINLAHGEFILFGAYATTKSVTDLGLPLPAAMVVASLLTAGFGVVVERTIISGFVPNWIGQRTVGRDLIEPLYDRLADSMVATFGLSLVMVQSARILFGNSIDTVGTPFGNVAYGAFSYSTYRLVLAGISILVLVAAYYLFTRTTFGTRVRATMQDEQTAKALGIDTERTYMLTFGIGSGLAGLTGALFAPVLSMQPTLGDQFLIEAFVAVVVGGPSVVLGTALSGGVLGAVSATVTNLTDSTTFGRIALLVAAILALRFLPGGITGLIERVRARRQEATDGD; translated from the coding sequence ATGGTCAACGGCCTGAACCTCGCGTTCCAGTTCCTCGATAGCTTCGCGTTCGTCGTGCTCGCGGCGGCGGGGTTGGCCGTCATCTTCGGGATCATGGGCGTCATCAACCTCGCGCACGGGGAGTTCATCCTCTTCGGCGCGTACGCGACGACCAAGTCGGTCACCGACCTGGGCCTGCCCCTGCCGGCCGCGATGGTCGTCGCGTCGCTGCTGACGGCCGGCTTCGGTGTCGTCGTCGAGCGGACGATCATCTCCGGGTTCGTCCCCAACTGGATCGGCCAGCGGACGGTCGGGCGGGACCTGATCGAACCGCTGTACGACCGGCTGGCCGACTCGATGGTCGCCACCTTCGGCCTGAGCCTCGTCATGGTCCAGAGCGCCCGGATCCTCTTCGGGAACTCCATCGACACGGTGGGGACGCCGTTCGGCAACGTCGCCTACGGCGCCTTCTCCTACTCGACCTACCGGCTCGTGCTCGCGGGGATCAGCATCCTCGTCCTCGTCGCGGCCTACTACCTGTTCACGCGCACGACCTTCGGCACGCGCGTCCGGGCGACCATGCAGGACGAACAGACGGCCAAAGCCCTGGGTATCGACACCGAGCGGACGTACATGCTCACCTTCGGAATCGGTTCGGGACTGGCCGGCCTGACGGGCGCGCTGTTCGCGCCGGTCCTGTCGATGCAGCCGACGCTGGGCGACCAGTTCCTCATCGAGGCGTTCGTCGCGGTCGTCGTCGGCGGCCCCAGCGTCGTCCTCGGGACGGCGCTGTCCGGCGGCGTCCTCGGCGCCGTCAGCGCGACCGTGACGAACCTCACCGACTCGACGACGTTCGGCCGGATCGCCCTGCTGGTCGCGGCGATACTGGCGCTTCGGTTCCTCCCCGGCGGGATCACCGGGCTCATCGAGCGGGTGCGCGCCCGCCGACAGGAGGCGACCGATGGCGACTGA
- a CDS encoding ABC transporter permease subunit, translated as MATEPTGSTGTDGGAVARIRGRLEGPNTVGNSRGFWLGFAVAVLALAAFPVVGSGESFSLFLVLALLGLSLSLVWGYSGVLSFGQVVFFGVGGYTFGVVSINFPDATGITAAALAGVVVGGGAAALLGYFMFYGGVRNVYVTIITLVTTMAMHTFMAQTAGSEWTIGEAPLGGFNGMPGIPLLELGIEGVASFQFVYNEMSLLGLFAFDPFYYLALGLLLVTYLGLRALVNSDFGRVMVAVREDQDRTRMFGYDVKRIKLLTFTLGGALAALSGVLYAARNVYISPPVFALWFATLPVIWVSVGGRKSLLGAVIATIAIEYFRLSVEGEMALVVLGAMLLVFILALPGGIVPWVAGKLSGSAVPVSELDDADAPAEVSES; from the coding sequence ATGGCGACTGAACCGACCGGGTCCACCGGGACCGACGGCGGCGCAGTCGCGCGGATCCGCGGCCGACTGGAAGGTCCGAACACCGTCGGCAACTCGCGGGGCTTCTGGCTCGGCTTCGCCGTCGCCGTCCTCGCGCTGGCCGCGTTCCCGGTCGTCGGCAGCGGCGAGTCGTTCTCGCTGTTCCTCGTGCTCGCGCTGTTGGGCCTGTCGCTGTCGCTCGTCTGGGGCTACTCGGGCGTGCTCAGCTTCGGGCAGGTCGTCTTCTTCGGCGTCGGCGGCTACACCTTCGGCGTCGTCTCGATCAACTTCCCCGACGCGACGGGGATCACCGCGGCCGCCCTCGCGGGCGTCGTCGTCGGCGGCGGCGCGGCCGCGCTGCTGGGCTACTTCATGTTCTACGGCGGCGTCAGGAACGTCTACGTCACCATCATCACGCTCGTCACGACGATGGCGATGCACACGTTCATGGCCCAGACCGCCGGGTCGGAGTGGACCATCGGCGAGGCGCCGCTCGGCGGGTTCAACGGCATGCCCGGCATCCCGCTGCTCGAACTCGGTATCGAGGGCGTCGCCTCCTTCCAGTTCGTGTACAACGAGATGTCGTTGCTCGGGCTGTTCGCGTTCGACCCGTTCTACTACCTCGCGCTCGGACTGCTGTTAGTGACGTACCTCGGCCTGCGCGCGCTGGTCAACTCCGACTTCGGCCGCGTGATGGTCGCCGTCCGCGAGGACCAGGACCGCACCCGAATGTTCGGCTACGACGTCAAGCGGATCAAGCTGCTGACCTTCACCCTCGGCGGCGCGCTCGCGGCGCTGTCGGGCGTGCTCTACGCCGCGCGCAACGTCTACATCAGCCCGCCGGTGTTCGCGCTGTGGTTCGCGACGCTGCCCGTCATCTGGGTCAGCGTCGGCGGGCGCAAGAGCCTGCTCGGCGCCGTGATCGCCACGATCGCCATCGAGTACTTCCGCCTCTCGGTCGAGGGCGAGATGGCGCTGGTCGTCCTCGGCGCCATGCTGCTCGTCTTCATCCTCGCGCTGCCCGGCGGGATCGTCCCCTGGGTCGCCGGGAAGCTCTCGGGGAGCGCCGTCCCCGTCTCGGAGCTGGACGACGCCGACGCGCCCGCGGAGGTGAGCGAGTCGTGA
- a CDS encoding ABC transporter ATP-binding protein — MSDPASDPNVRETPAGKATGDRTDTLLQTDGLVKRFGGFTATDSVDFSVDEGELRCLIGPNGAGKSTLLKLIVGTLEPTAGHVYYDGQEITDMEPNERVQSGISMKFQVPSVYGELSVRENARLPVQQLADGAERRRRVDEAIENAGLAGYEDVQASTLSHGQQQQLEIGMAASLDPDLLLLDEPVAGLSVDERTEIAERIRRLNREEGIAFVVIEHDTDFVGEIADSVTVLHRGDVFREGSIEEIEDDPEVRRIYLGGEQ, encoded by the coding sequence GTGAGCGACCCCGCTTCCGACCCCAACGTCCGCGAGACGCCCGCCGGCAAGGCCACGGGCGACCGCACGGACACCCTCCTCCAGACCGACGGCCTCGTCAAGCGCTTCGGCGGGTTCACCGCCACCGACTCCGTCGACTTCTCCGTCGACGAAGGGGAGCTGCGCTGTCTCATCGGCCCCAACGGCGCCGGCAAGTCCACGCTGCTGAAGCTGATCGTCGGGACGCTCGAACCCACCGCGGGACACGTCTACTACGACGGCCAGGAGATCACGGACATGGAGCCCAACGAACGGGTCCAAAGCGGGATCAGCATGAAGTTCCAGGTCCCGTCGGTGTACGGCGAGCTCTCGGTGCGCGAGAACGCGCGCCTGCCGGTCCAGCAGCTCGCCGACGGGGCCGAACGCCGCCGCCGCGTCGACGAGGCCATCGAGAACGCCGGCCTCGCCGGCTACGAGGACGTACAGGCCAGCACGCTCTCCCACGGCCAGCAACAGCAACTGGAGATCGGCATGGCCGCCTCGCTCGACCCGGATCTGCTCCTGCTCGACGAGCCGGTCGCCGGCCTCTCGGTCGACGAGCGGACGGAGATCGCCGAGCGGATCCGCCGACTCAACCGCGAGGAGGGCATCGCCTTCGTCGTCATCGAACACGACACCGACTTCGTCGGCGAGATCGCCGACTCGGTGACGGTGTTGCACCGCGGTGACGTGTTCCGCGAGGGCTCGATCGAGGAGATCGAGGACGACCCGGAGGTCCGCCGCATCTACCTGGGGGGCGAACAGTGA
- a CDS encoding ABC transporter ATP-binding protein translates to MTLLELSDVTVGYDAPVLRDVDLSVEEGEIVGVVGKNGVGKTTLMKTVIGLLEPDSGTVAYRGTDVTDRSADERARTGMGYIPQGRDIFPGLTVEQNLKMGEHVNAGSSETRYEEVYDLFPVLEERADQDGETLSGGQQQMLAIARALVADPDLLLLDEPSEGVQPSIVDQISEDMRAINEELGTTILFVEQNLGVIRSMADRCYAMERGEIVDELGESALEDEDTIAGYLAV, encoded by the coding sequence GTGACGCTCCTCGAACTTTCGGACGTGACGGTCGGCTACGACGCGCCGGTCCTCCGGGACGTGGACCTCTCCGTCGAGGAGGGCGAGATCGTCGGCGTCGTCGGCAAGAACGGCGTCGGCAAGACCACGCTCATGAAGACCGTCATCGGCCTCCTCGAACCCGATTCGGGGACCGTCGCCTACCGCGGGACCGACGTGACCGACCGGTCCGCCGACGAGCGCGCTCGCACCGGGATGGGGTACATCCCGCAGGGCCGGGACATCTTCCCCGGGCTGACCGTCGAGCAGAACCTCAAGATGGGCGAGCACGTCAACGCGGGCAGTTCGGAGACCCGGTACGAGGAGGTGTACGACCTGTTCCCCGTCCTCGAGGAGCGGGCCGACCAGGACGGCGAGACGCTCTCGGGCGGCCAGCAGCAGATGCTCGCCATCGCGCGGGCGCTGGTCGCCGACCCCGACCTGCTCCTGCTCGACGAGCCCAGCGAGGGCGTCCAGCCCTCCATCGTCGACCAGATCAGCGAGGACATGCGCGCCATCAACGAGGAACTCGGCACGACCATCCTCTTCGTCGAACAGAACCTCGGCGTCATCCGCTCGATGGCCGACCGCTGTTACGCCATGGAACGGGGCGAGATCGTCGACGAACTCGGCGAGTCCGCGCTCGAAGACGAGGACACCATCGCCGGCTACCTCGCTGTCTGA